The Actinomadura sp. WMMB 499 genome includes a window with the following:
- a CDS encoding bifunctional methylenetetrahydrofolate dehydrogenase/methenyltetrahydrofolate cyclohydrolase translates to MTARILDGKATAAEIRADLAERVEVLGKRGVSVGLGTVLVGDDPGSHSYVGMKHRDCAEVGIESIRRDLPADATQDEVERAVAELNADPACTGYIVQLPLPKGLDDKRVLERIDPAKDADGLHPTNLGRLVLMQDGPLPCTPKGIIELLRRFDVPIRGAEVTVVGRGITVGRSLGLLLTRRSENATVTLCHTGTRDLAAHTRAADIVVAAAGVPGLITADMVKPGAAVLDVGVSRVDGKLAGDVAADVREVAGWVAPNPGGVGPMTRAMLLANVVEAAERSV, encoded by the coding sequence ATGACTGCACGGATTCTGGACGGCAAGGCGACCGCGGCCGAGATCCGCGCCGACCTCGCCGAGCGCGTCGAGGTGCTCGGCAAGCGCGGCGTCTCGGTGGGGCTCGGCACCGTCCTCGTGGGGGACGACCCCGGCAGCCACTCCTACGTCGGCATGAAGCACCGCGACTGCGCCGAGGTCGGCATCGAGAGCATCCGCCGCGACCTGCCCGCCGACGCCACCCAGGACGAGGTGGAGCGCGCGGTCGCCGAACTCAACGCCGACCCCGCCTGCACCGGCTACATCGTCCAGCTGCCGCTGCCCAAGGGCCTGGACGACAAGCGCGTCCTCGAGCGCATCGACCCCGCCAAGGACGCCGACGGCCTGCACCCGACGAACCTCGGCCGGCTCGTCCTCATGCAGGACGGGCCGCTGCCCTGCACCCCGAAGGGGATCATCGAGCTGCTCCGCCGCTTCGACGTCCCGATCCGGGGCGCCGAGGTCACCGTCGTCGGCCGCGGCATCACCGTCGGCCGCTCCCTCGGCCTGCTGCTGACCCGCCGCAGCGAGAACGCGACCGTCACGCTCTGCCACACCGGCACCCGCGACCTCGCCGCGCACACCCGTGCCGCCGACATCGTCGTCGCCGCGGCCGGCGTCCCCGGCCTGATCACCGCCGACATGGTCAAGCCCGGCGCCGCCGTCCTCGACGTGGGCGTGTCCCGGGTGGACGGCAAGCTCGCGGGCGACGTCGCCGCCGACGTCCGGGAGGTCGCCGGGTGGGTGGCGCCCAACCCCGGCGGCGTGGGCCCGATGACCCGCGCCATGCTCCTCGCGAACGTCGTCGAGGCCGCCGAACGGTCCGTCTGA
- a CDS encoding helix-turn-helix domain-containing protein — protein MAGVRNPPYICALDAAMDVVEGKWKALILWALDERLHRFGELRRSLPGVSEKVLAQQLRELEADGIVRRTVFDETPPRVEYELTDQGAALYAALGALGEWGAQRMAELDITPTHGR, from the coding sequence ATGGCCGGCGTGCGCAACCCGCCCTACATCTGTGCCCTGGACGCCGCGATGGACGTCGTCGAGGGCAAGTGGAAGGCGCTGATCCTCTGGGCGCTGGACGAGCGGCTCCACCGGTTCGGGGAGCTGCGCCGCAGCCTCCCGGGCGTCAGCGAGAAGGTGCTCGCGCAGCAGCTGCGCGAGCTGGAGGCGGACGGGATCGTCCGGCGGACCGTGTTCGACGAGACGCCGCCCCGCGTCGAGTACGAGCTGACCGACCAGGGCGCCGCGCTCTACGCCGCGCTGGGCGCCCTGGGCGAATGGGGCGCCCAGCGCATGGCCGAGCTGGACATCACCCCCACGCACGGGCGGTGA